A genomic region of Papaver somniferum cultivar HN1 chromosome 7, ASM357369v1, whole genome shotgun sequence contains the following coding sequences:
- the LOC113295820 gene encoding ATP-dependent DNA helicase PIF1-like produces MLELTLQDNKIPEESVELPSTIKKCRDIKELISEIYPGLQDNKSPSTKYLTERTILSPRNEEVSRINDEILSIYTGRAQTYIAADKMNENIEKRAVGNSGCPSEVLNNQNCSGLPPFRLNLKVGCPVMMLRNIDPKNGLCNGTRLRVETFAPHVIEATILTGDKQGTRVFIPRISLSPCFGVHVHMTRRQFPIRLAFAMTINKSQGQSVKYVGIDLRNSVFGHGQLYVALSRCTTVRQIKILLSEEETNHRTGNVVYPEVLLL; encoded by the coding sequence ATGCTTGAACTGACTCTCCAAGACAACAAAATCCCGGAGGAGTCGGTGGAATTACCGTCGACGATTAAAAAGTGCAGGGATATAAAGGAACTGATATCGGAGATCTATCCCGGTCTACAAGACAACAAAAGCCCATCTACCAAGTATCTGACGGAGAGAACGATATTGTCCCCGCGGAATGAGGAGGTGAGTAGAATAAACGATGAGATACTGAGTATTTACACAGGCCGGGCACAGACTTACATCGCCGCTGACAAGATGAATGAGAATATAGAGAAACGAGCAGTAGGGAATTCCGGTTGTCCGAGTGAGGTCCTCAATAATCAGAACTGCTCTGGATTGCCACCATTCAGATTGAACCTAAAAGTGGGCTGTCCAGTGATGATGCTGAGGAATATAGACCCTAAGAATGGTTTATGTAATGGAACCAGACTAAGGGTCGAGACGTTTGCACCTCATGTGATTGAGGCAACCATATTAACGGGAGATAAACAAGGTACCCGTGTTTTCATTCCGAGAATATCATTAAGTCCATGTTTTGGAGTCCATGTGCATATGACAAGGAGGCAATTCCCAATACGCCTAGCATTTGCGATGACGATCAACAAATCGCAGGGACAATCAGTCAAGTATGTTGGAATCGATTTAAGGAACAGTGTTTTCGGACACGGACAACTGTATGTCGCCTTATCAAGATGCACCACAGTACGCCAAATCAAGATATTACTGTCTGAAGAGGAAACCAACCATAGGACGGGGAATGTAGTCTATCCAGAGGTGCTGCTACTCTGA
- the LOC113300449 gene encoding uncharacterized protein LOC113300449, with product PNMKEVVRKEVLKLLDAGIIYPISDSKWVSPFVFDDACLEAFEKLKNLLTTAPIVQAPNWNLPFEIMCDASDYAIGVVLGQRVDKLLHVIYYAKFSPDIRDKKGAENVVADHLSRLVVSSPSDALPIRDSFPDEQLFSVSQSPWYANIVNYLVTGRTPQHWGKQDRSRFLAEVKHFFWDDPYLFKYCPDQIIRRCVPESDQSSILSFCHEHAFAVDYVSKWVEAVPCKTNDHRVVIKFLKENILTRFGTPRAIISDGGSHFCNRPFALLMKQYGITHKVATPYHPQTS from the exons cctaacatgaaagaagtagttcgaaaagaggtgcttaagttgttagatgcgggtattatctacccaatttcagacagtaagtgggtcagcccc tttgtctttgatgatgcttgtttagaggcttttgagaagcttaaaaatttactcactaccgctcccatagtccaggcacccaactggaacctaccctttgagattatgtgtgatgcttcagattatgctataggcgttgtgttaggtcaacgagtagacaaattacttcatgtgatttactatgcta aattttctccagacattagagacaaaaagggtgctgaaaatgtagtagcagaccacttatccaggttagttgttagttcccctagtgatgcccttcctataagggatagctttcctgacgaacaattgttctctgtttcccaatcaccttggtatgcaaatatagtgaattatcttgttactggccgtacccctcaacattggggtaaacaagatcgttctaggtttttagccgaggttaagcatttcttttgggacgatccttatttgtttaagtattgtcccgaccagattattaggagatgtgtacctgagagtgaccagtccagtattctctccttttgtcatgaacatgctt tcgctgtagactatgtgtctaagtgggttgaggcggttccgtgtaaaacaaatgaccatagggtcgtaattaagtttttgaaagagaatatacttacacgttttggtacaccgcgagctataattagtgatgggggttcacacttttgtaatagaccgtttgctcttttaatgaaacaatatggtattacccacaaagtagctaccccgtatcacccacagactagt